One genomic window of Gallus gallus isolate bGalGal1 chromosome 34, bGalGal1.mat.broiler.GRCg7b, whole genome shotgun sequence includes the following:
- the KRT75L1 gene encoding keratin, type II cytoskeletal 3-like: MSRQSVCRSFGGGSRRGYSSCSAIGGGFGGGGGRSRSSYSSFSMSRGYGGGGRCGGFGSRSLHNIGSSGRIAMGGCYSGGGYGGRMGGFGGGYGGLGSYGGGMGGGGMGGFGGGMGGGGGMGGFGGGMGGYGGGMGGGGMGGYGGPGFGFGGPGRGGPGIQPVQVDPTLLQPVHVEIDPQIQQVKNQEKEQIKTLNNQFASFIDKVRFLEQQNKVLSTKWELLQQQGPSGPRKNLDVIFENYIQNLRRQLDSILAQRGQLESELQNMQQYVEDYKNKYEEEINRRTTAENEFVVLKKDVDTAYMTKVELEAKVGALTDQINFLRAIYEEELSQMQTISRDLSVVVSMDNNRHLDMDSIIEEVRRQYEQIAQSSRAEAEAWYQSQYEQLQSTAGMHGDSLRNTKIEIQELTRNIQRLRAEIENVKKQNQQLQAAIAEAEERGEMALKDARVKLEELEAALSKDKEELARLLKEYQELLNIKIALDVEIAMYRKLLEGEENRLCNDGMSNVNVSVVGRTTISGGRGGMGGGFGGSGMGGGFGGSGMGGGFGGSGMGGGFGGSGMGGGMGSGGGFGGGSSGGSCGMGGGMYSGGFSSGSGRMCGSGGGNFSSGGGSSSIRRCVTTTSVKSSGVRF, translated from the exons ATGTCTCGGCAGTCTGTCTGCAGAAGCTTTGggggagggagcagaagggGCTACAGCTCTTGCTCCGCCATCGGTGGTGGCTTtggaggaggtggtggcagAAGCAGGAGCAGCTACAGCTCGTTCTCTATGTCCAGGGGATATGGAGGTGGTGGACGTTGTGGAGGCTTTGGCAGCAGGAGCCTCCATAACATAGGGAGCAGTGGAAGGATTGCCATGGGTGGATGCTACAGCGGTGGAGGCTATGGAGGCAGAATGGGTGGCTTTGGTGGAGGCTACGGAGGACTAGGCAGCTatggaggaggaatgggtggaggaggaatgggtggcTTTGGTGGAGGAATGGGTGGTGGTGGAGGAATGGGCGGCTTCGGTGGAGGGATGGGTGGCTATGGTGGAGGAATGGGTGGTGGAGGAATGGGCGGCTATGGTGGCCCAGGCTTCGGCTTTGGTGGCCCTGGTAGAGGTGGCCCTGGCATTCAGCCCGTGCAGGTCGACCCAACTCTGCTACAGCCAGTCCATGTTGAGATCGACCCCCAGATCCAGCAAGTGAAAAACCAGGAGAAGGAGCAAATCAAGACTCTTAACAATCAGTTTGCCTCCTTCATTGACAAG GTGCGCTTCctggagcagcagaacaaggtTCTCTCCACCAAGtgggagctcctgcagcagcaagggcccTCAGGACCCAGGAAGAACCTAGATGTCATCTTTGAAAACTACATCCAGAACCTGAGGCGGCAGCTGGACTCCATTCTGGCACAGAGGGGACAGCTGGAATCTGAGCTGCAGAACATGCAGCAATACGTTGAGGATTACAAAAACAA GTATGAGGAAGAGATCAACAGGCGCACAACAGCTGAGAACGAGTTTGTGGTGCTCAAGAAG GATGTGGACACTGCCTACATGACCAAGGTGGAGTTGGAAGCCAAGGTGGGAGCTCTGACCGATCAGATCAACTTCTTGAGGGCCATCTATGAGGAG GAACTGTCTCAGATGCAGACAATCAGCCGGGACTTGTCTGTAGTGGTGTCCATGGACAACAACCGGCACCTGGACATGGACAGCATCATCGAGGAAGTCAGACGCCAGTATGAGCAGATtgcccagagcagcagagctgaagctgaGGCTTGGTACCAGAGCCAG TATGAAcaactgcagagcacagctgggatgCACGGGGACAGTCTGCGCAACACCAAGATCGAGATCCAGGAGCTGACCAGGAACATCCAGCGGCTGCGGGCTGAGATTGAGAACGTGAAGAAGCAG aaccagcagctgcaggcagctatTGCTGAGGCTGAGGAGAGGGGTGAAATGGCTCTGAAGGATGCCAGGGTGAAACtggaagagctggaagctgCTCTCAGCAAGGACAAGGAAGAGCTGGCTCGCTTGTTGAAGGAGTACCAGGAGCTGCTGAACATCAAGATTGCCCTGGATGTGGAGATTGCCATGTacaggaagctgctggagggagaggagaacag gCTGTGCAACGACGGAATGTCCAACGTCAATGTCT CTGTGGTAGGCAGGACCACCATctctggaggaagaggaggcatGGGAGGAGGATTCGGAGGCAGTGGCATGGGAGGAGGATTCGGAGGCAGCGGCATGGGAGGAGGATTTGGAGGCAGCGGCATGGGAGGAGGATTCGGAGGCAGCGGAATGGGAGGAGGAATGGGATCTGGAGGTGGATTTGGAGGTGGAAGCTCTGGCGGCAGCTGTGGAATGGGAGGAGGAATGTACAGCGGAGGCTTCTCCTCTGGAAGTGGAAGGATGTGTGGCTCCGGGGGTGGCAACTTCAGCTCCGGTGGGGGATCCTCCTCCATTCGGAGATGCGTCACAACCACTTCGGTCAAGTCTTCAGGAGTGAGGTTCTGA